A single Chryseobacterium sp. DNA region contains:
- a CDS encoding O-succinylhomoserine sulfhydrylase, protein MENFETSAIRTQTERTQFDEHSTPLYLTSSFIFQDAEDMRASFAEEKPKNLYSRFSNPNVTEFTEKIAKMEGAEAGYAFATGMAAIYSTFAALLSAGDHIVSCQSVFGSTHTLFTKYFPKWNIETTYFKAEDAENVEKYIKPNTKVLYLETPTNPAIEILDLEFFGQIAKKHHLIFIVDNCFATPYLQQPIKYGADIVVHSATKLIDGQGRVLGGIAVGKEDLIREIYLFARNTGPALSPFNAWVLSKSLETLAIRVEKHCENALKVAEFLENHPNVELVKYPFLKSHPSYDVAKKQMKLGGNIVAFEIKGGIEGGRSFLDKIQMCSLSANLGDTRTIVTHPASTTHSKLSDEERNEVGITAGLVRCSVGLENVDDIIADLKQALD, encoded by the coding sequence ATGGAAAATTTTGAAACATCAGCAATAAGAACGCAAACTGAAAGAACTCAGTTTGACGAGCATTCCACACCTTTATATCTTACCTCCAGTTTTATTTTTCAGGATGCTGAAGATATGAGGGCAAGCTTTGCAGAAGAAAAGCCTAAAAACCTGTACAGCCGTTTCTCTAATCCGAATGTCACAGAGTTTACAGAGAAGATTGCAAAAATGGAAGGTGCGGAAGCTGGATATGCGTTTGCAACAGGAATGGCCGCTATTTATTCCACCTTTGCTGCATTATTGAGTGCGGGAGATCATATTGTAAGCTGTCAGTCGGTTTTCGGATCAACCCACACTTTGTTTACCAAGTATTTCCCAAAATGGAATATTGAAACAACTTACTTCAAAGCTGAAGATGCAGAGAATGTTGAAAAATATATTAAACCCAATACAAAGGTTTTATACCTGGAAACTCCTACCAATCCTGCCATTGAAATCCTGGATCTGGAATTTTTCGGACAGATTGCGAAAAAACATCATCTGATCTTTATTGTAGATAATTGTTTTGCAACACCTTATCTTCAGCAGCCGATCAAATATGGTGCAGATATTGTTGTACATTCAGCAACGAAATTGATTGACGGACAGGGACGTGTTTTAGGAGGAATTGCAGTAGGAAAAGAAGACCTGATCAGAGAAATTTATCTTTTCGCAAGGAATACAGGACCTGCTTTATCTCCTTTCAATGCCTGGGTATTATCAAAAAGCCTGGAAACACTGGCAATTCGTGTGGAAAAACACTGTGAAAATGCATTGAAAGTAGCAGAATTTTTGGAAAACCATCCGAATGTAGAGCTGGTAAAATACCCATTCCTGAAATCCCACCCGAGTTATGATGTTGCTAAAAAACAGATGAAGCTTGGAGGAAATATCGTTGCTTTTGAAATTAAAGGCGGAATAGAAGGCGGAAGAAGTTTCTTAGATAAGATACAAATGTGTTCGCTGTCTGCCAATTTAGGGGATACAAGAACGATCGTTACCCATCCGGCATCTACAACACACTCCAAACTGTCAGATGAAGAAAGAAACGAAGTAGGCATTACAGCAGGATTGGTTCGTTGTTCAGTAGGTTTAGAAAATGTGGATGACATTATTGCAGATCTGAAACAGGCTTTAGATTAA
- a CDS encoding homocysteine S-methyltransferase family protein yields MKNSEQLYKALSERILILDGAMGTMLQRYKFEEEDYRGERFKDWEHPVKGNNDLLSLTQPHAIEEVHKKYLEAGADIIETNTFSGTTIAMADYHMEELVYELNYESAKIARKACDEYTAKNPDKPRFVAGSIGPTNRTASLSPDVNDPGYRAITFEELRFAYKQQCEALLEGGSDILLVETIFDTLNAKAALFAIDEIQDERGIEIPIMVSGTITDASGRTLSGQTAEAFLISVSHLNLLSVGFNCALGADQLTPYLETLAHNSEFYVSAYPNAGLPNAFGKYDETPEDMARQIREYVEKGLINIIGGCCGTTPEHIKAIADLVERYEPRKLKKFV; encoded by the coding sequence ATGAAAAATTCAGAACAATTATATAAAGCTTTATCAGAAAGAATCTTAATTCTTGATGGTGCCATGGGAACAATGCTTCAGAGATATAAATTTGAGGAAGAAGATTACCGTGGGGAACGGTTCAAAGATTGGGAACATCCGGTAAAGGGAAATAATGACCTGCTTTCTTTAACACAACCTCACGCCATTGAAGAAGTACACAAGAAATATCTGGAAGCAGGAGCCGATATCATTGAGACCAATACATTTTCAGGAACGACAATCGCCATGGCGGATTATCATATGGAAGAACTCGTCTATGAGCTGAACTATGAGTCTGCAAAGATTGCCCGAAAAGCCTGCGACGAATACACCGCAAAAAATCCGGATAAACCAAGGTTTGTAGCAGGATCTATCGGCCCTACCAACAGAACGGCAAGTTTAAGCCCTGATGTAAACGACCCCGGATACAGAGCGATCACTTTTGAAGAATTGCGTTTCGCTTACAAGCAGCAGTGTGAAGCTTTGCTGGAAGGAGGTTCAGATATCCTTTTGGTAGAGACCATTTTTGATACGCTGAATGCCAAAGCAGCGCTGTTTGCCATTGATGAAATTCAGGATGAAAGAGGAATTGAAATCCCTATTATGGTTTCAGGGACCATCACAGATGCTTCAGGAAGAACATTAAGTGGACAGACCGCTGAGGCTTTTTTGATCTCCGTTTCCCATCTGAATTTGTTAAGTGTCGGATTCAACTGTGCATTGGGAGCCGATCAGCTGACACCTTATTTGGAAACATTGGCCCATAATTCAGAATTCTATGTTTCAGCCTATCCGAATGCAGGTTTACCGAATGCTTTCGGAAAGTATGATGAAACTCCCGAAGATATGGCCAGACAGATCAGAGAATATGTGGAAAAAGGATTGATCAATATTATCGGGGGATGCTGTGGGACCACTCCGGAACATATCAAAGCAATTGCTGATCTTGTAGAAAGGTATGAGCCAAGAAAATTGAAGAAATTTGTGTGA